One stretch of Armigeres subalbatus isolate Guangzhou_Male chromosome 2, GZ_Asu_2, whole genome shotgun sequence DNA includes these proteins:
- the LOC134213668 gene encoding cytochrome c oxidase assembly protein COX20, mitochondrial encodes MASKRVDFDSLVPVDTESPPERGIVLFGKDLSQIPCFRNSFLYGISIGIGVGFLAFLKTSRPQLSSHIGFGTFSGTTLCYWFSCRYKWSKDLKGVEELQKLMQQHVMYEGSDKERELESKIKTA; translated from the exons ATGGCCAGCAAAAGGGTTGATTTTGATTCACTCGTACCCGTGGACACGGAATCCCCACCGGAAAGG GGAATCGTTCTCTTCGGCAAGGACTTGAGTCAGATCCCGTGTTTCCGGAATAGCTTTCTATACGGGATCAGTATAGGCATCGGTGTTGGATTCCTAGCGTTCTTGAAAACCTCTCGGCCGCAGCTGTCCTCGCACATAGGATTCGGCACGTTTTCCGGGACAACACTGTGCTACTGGTTTTCCTGTAG ATACAAGTGGTCCAAAGATTTGAAAGGAGTTGAGGAGCTGCAGAAATTAATGCAACAACACGTCATGTATGAAGGCAGTGATAAAGAACGTGAACTGGagagtaaaataaaaactgcttAA